A DNA window from Vigna unguiculata cultivar IT97K-499-35 chromosome 10, ASM411807v1, whole genome shotgun sequence contains the following coding sequences:
- the LOC114167532 gene encoding F-box protein At5g06550, which produces MRSFRMRTLLSRVKRKTKKTTRNRKTTTGNCISISKELARLVEQKHEEEEEEEVVEEGFSIKSSAPSHTHGVQPLGNLYLNPSSVNSRDTGLGNLHILSDELVLDMLGFLDASSLGVLSAVSKSFYVFTNHEPLWKNLVLENFLSGFQYKGSWKSTYVSACYPSFANSAIALRGFKVRDFYSDYLFQSWLCANLEMKPEWLERDNVVRKRGISVEEFVLNFEEPNRPVLLEGCIDNWSALGNWDRDYLVRLSGDVKFSVGPVEMKLGDYFGYSDQVREERPLYLFDPKFAEKVPKLGDEYEVPVYFREDLFGVLGNERPDYRWIIIGPAGSGSSFHVDPNSTSAWNAVIKGSKKWILFPPDVIPPGVHPSPDGADVASPVSIIEWFMNFYGATKNWKKKPIECVCKAGEVIFVPSGWWHLVINLEESIAITQNYVSRRNLVKVLDFLKRPNASTLVSGTRDRVNLYDKFKNAIEASFPGEIDELTRKEEERKIQQRKLCFWDSVTDANAGAFKFSF; this is translated from the exons ATGCGGAGCTTCAGGATGAGAACCCTGTTGTCCCGGGTGAAgaggaaaacaaagaaaactacCAGAAACCGAAAAACAACCACAGGAAACTGCATTTCAATATCAAAAGAGTTAGCACGTCTAGTGGAACAAAaacatgaagaagaagaagaagaagaagttgttgAGGAAGGTTTCAGCATCAAAAGTTCTGCTCCATCACACACTCACGGTGTTCAGCCCTTGGGAAATCTCTATCTGAACCCCAGTTCCGTTAACTCTAGAGACACCGGCTTAGGTAATCTTCATATTCTTTCAGATGAGCTTGTTCTTGACATGCTTGGGTTTTTGGATGCTTCTTCCTTAGGGGTTTTGAGCGCTGTGAGCAAGTCTTTCTACGTGTTCACCAACCATGAACCCCTTTGGAAGAATCTCGTGTTGGAGAACTTTCTATCTGGGTTTCAGTACAAAGGGTCTTGGAAATCCACCTATGTATCTGCCTGTTACCCTTCATTTGCTAACTCTGCTATTGCTCTCCGGGGTTTCAAAGTTAGAGACTTTTACTCGGATTATCTTTTCCAGAGTTGGCTCTGTGCTAACCTTGAAATGAAGCCTGAGTGGTTGGAGAGGGATAATGTGGTTCGAAAGAGGGGAATTTCGGTTGAGGAGTTTGTGTTGAATTTTGAGGAGCCTAATAGACCGGTGTTGTTGGAAGGGTGTATTGATAATTGGAGTGCATTGGGAAATTGGGATAGGGATTATTTGGTAAGATTGAGTGGTGATGTTAAGTTTTCAGTTGGGCCAGTGGAGATGAAGCTTGGAGATTACTTTGGGTACTCAGATCAAGTTAGAGAGGAAAGGCCTCTGTATTTGTTTGATCCTAAGTTTGCTGAAAAGGTTCCAAAATTAGGTGATGAATATGAAGTTCCAGTGTACTTTAGGGAAGACTTGTTTGGTGTTTTGGGCAATGAGAGGCCAGACTACAGGTGGATTATTATTGGACCTGCAGGGTCTGGATCCTCTTTCCATGTTGATCCAAATTCAACCTCAGCTTGGAATGCAGTGATCAAAGGATCCAAGAAATGGATTTTGTTTCCTCCTGATGTGATTCCACCTGGTGTTCATCCTAGTCCTGATGGGGCTGATGTTGCATCTCCTGTTTCAATAATTGAATGGTTCATGAACTTCTATGGTGCAACcaaaaattggaaaaagaaaCCAATTGAGTGTGTGTGTAAAGCTGGAGAGGTCATCTTTGTGCCTAGTGGATGGTGGCATTTGGTGATCAACCTGGAGGAATCTATCGCCATAACCCAAAACTATGTTAGTAG GAGAAATTTGGTAAAGGTCTTGGATTTTCTTAAAAGGCCAAATGCTAGCACACTGGTATCTGGAACAAGGGATCGAGTGAATTTGTATGATAAGTTTAAGAATGCCATTGAGGCTTCTTTTCCAGGAGAAATTGATGAACTGACTCggaaagaagaagagagaaagatcCAGCAAAGGAAACTTTGCTTTTGGGATTCTGTCACAGATGCTAATGCAGGAGCTTTCAAGTTTTCTTTCTAG